The following are encoded in a window of Bacillus sp. SORGH_AS_0510 genomic DNA:
- the ablB gene encoding putative beta-lysine N-acetyltransferase — MNQTASTIYLEERSYFIDVFLDPFNKRIRVDDYRGNVQQILGRIENLVEQQQAEKLIIKGRRNDFLALMENGLQPEAVVERYFLGSDALFFSKFYTIDRKKNEHWVTEDRMIHSIYQLAPIIEKNSPPKEYELKIADENCAAELSALYRQVFQVYPTPLHDPEYVKKTMKDGTIYYVYFYQGKIVSAASAEINSFYKNAEITDCATLTEHRKYGLMKIILKELERELKSRGIFCSYSIARSLSFGMNAVLFQLGYSYRGRLMNNCYIYDKLENMNMWVKNLATC; from the coding sequence ATGAATCAAACAGCATCCACTATTTATCTTGAGGAAAGAAGCTATTTTATCGATGTTTTTTTGGATCCTTTTAATAAAAGGATTCGGGTTGATGATTATCGGGGGAATGTACAACAAATTCTTGGAAGAATAGAAAATTTGGTTGAGCAGCAACAAGCTGAAAAGCTTATTATAAAGGGCAGAAGAAATGACTTTTTGGCTTTAATGGAGAATGGGCTCCAGCCAGAGGCCGTTGTAGAACGTTATTTTTTAGGATCGGATGCATTATTCTTTTCAAAATTTTATACAATTGACCGAAAAAAAAATGAGCACTGGGTAACTGAGGATAGGATGATTCATAGTATTTACCAGTTAGCACCTATCATTGAAAAAAATTCACCCCCTAAGGAATATGAGTTAAAGATAGCAGATGAGAATTGTGCAGCTGAACTATCAGCATTGTATCGCCAAGTCTTTCAAGTATATCCAACACCATTGCATGACCCTGAGTATGTAAAAAAGACGATGAAAGATGGGACAATATACTACGTATACTTTTATCAGGGGAAAATTGTCAGTGCTGCTTCTGCAGAAATTAATTCATTTTATAAGAATGCAGAAATAACAGATTGTGCTACCTTAACTGAACACAGAAAGTATGGATTAATGAAAATTATTCTGAAAGAGCTGGAAAGAGAGTTGAAAAGTAGAGGGATCTTTTGTTCGTATTCGATTGCGAGATCGTTGTCATTCGGCATGAATGCCGTTTTATTTCAGCTTGGTTATTCCTATCGTGGAAGATTAATGAATAATTGCTATATTTATGATAAGTTAGAAAATATGAATATGTGGGTGAAAAATCTGGCAACTTGCTAA
- a CDS encoding sigma-54-dependent Fis family transcriptional regulator, which translates to MVQLTALTQEVLSAILKSIDEGIHVVNTEGKTIFYNEVAAKHDGMEVKEVQGKHLIDAFPSLTEESSTLLKVIKTGKPIYNQAQVYLNVHGTSIDTINTTLPIFLGEEIIGAVEIAKDYSRMKLLSERLLDLQKGVNKNPKKKVMKQVKYTLGDLITVNPIFNSTKDEARKLAKSDSPILVYGESGTGKELFVQGIHHESLRSEGAFIAQNCAAIPETLLESILFGTAKGSYTGAVERKGLFELADGGTLFLDELHTMPIELQAKLLRVLEDGIVRRVGSSQNVSVNVRVIAAMNVHPTQALQDQKLRSDLYYRLNVFTFSLLPLRERKDDILFLTDFFLEGFNRKLGKKVQGMDERLRVFFKEYPWPGNVRELKHTLEYMMNVCEGNQLQVEDLPIIIRHHVTQLQCKSTHQFEHLSLRKNIEELEKNLIINALNLSNGNVNQAAKLLEIPRQTLQYKMKKWIDD; encoded by the coding sequence ATGGTTCAATTGACGGCTTTAACACAGGAAGTCTTATCAGCAATTCTTAAAAGTATAGATGAAGGTATACATGTTGTTAATACGGAAGGAAAAACAATTTTTTACAATGAAGTAGCTGCCAAACATGATGGAATGGAAGTAAAAGAAGTACAGGGGAAGCACTTAATTGATGCCTTTCCCTCCCTGACTGAAGAATCTAGTACATTATTAAAAGTGATTAAAACGGGTAAGCCAATATATAATCAAGCACAGGTGTATCTAAATGTCCATGGGACAAGTATAGATACGATTAATACTACCCTGCCCATTTTTTTAGGGGAAGAAATTATTGGTGCTGTTGAGATTGCTAAAGACTATTCGCGGATGAAACTCCTTTCTGAAAGACTTTTAGATTTACAAAAAGGGGTAAATAAGAATCCTAAGAAAAAAGTTATGAAGCAGGTAAAGTATACATTGGGGGATCTAATAACGGTAAATCCCATCTTTAATAGTACAAAGGATGAGGCCAGGAAACTTGCAAAATCAGATTCTCCTATCCTTGTATATGGAGAATCTGGAACGGGAAAAGAATTATTTGTTCAAGGTATTCATCATGAATCTCTCCGATCTGAGGGAGCATTTATAGCACAAAACTGTGCTGCTATTCCCGAAACTTTGTTAGAAAGTATTCTATTTGGTACAGCAAAAGGGAGTTATACAGGTGCGGTTGAGCGTAAGGGGCTATTTGAGTTGGCGGATGGTGGAACTTTATTTCTTGATGAATTACATACAATGCCTATTGAACTCCAAGCAAAACTGTTAAGGGTTTTAGAGGATGGTATTGTTAGGCGTGTGGGAAGTTCGCAAAACGTTTCTGTGAATGTACGTGTAATTGCGGCCATGAATGTACATCCCACTCAAGCGCTTCAAGACCAAAAGCTTCGGTCAGATCTCTACTATCGTCTGAATGTATTTACTTTTTCCCTTCTTCCATTAAGGGAGCGCAAAGATGATATTTTATTTTTAACAGACTTTTTCTTAGAGGGTTTCAATCGTAAACTTGGAAAAAAGGTTCAAGGTATGGATGAAAGGCTGAGGGTGTTTTTTAAGGAATATCCATGGCCTGGAAATGTCCGAGAGCTGAAACATACACTTGAATACATGATGAATGTGTGTGAAGGGAATCAGCTTCAAGTTGAAGATTTACCTATAATAATAAGGCATCATGTTACTCAGTTACAATGTAAAAGTACTCATCAATTTGAGCATTTATCTTTAAGAAAAAACATTGAAGAATTAGAAAAAAACCTAATAATTAACGCGCTTAATTTAAGTAATGGGAATGTGAACCAAGCTGCGAAGCTTTTAGAGATTCCTAGACAAACATTGCAATACAAGATGAAAAAGTGGATAGATGATTGA
- the ablA gene encoding lysine 2,3-aminomutase: MKQYLYKPNRHWKDIELWKDVTEEQWNDWLWQLTNTIRTLDDLKKVINLTPDEEEGVRISTKTIPLNITPYYASLMNPDDPRCPIRMQSVPISKEIYKTKYDLEDPLHEDEDSPVPGLTHRYPDRVLFLVTNQCSMYCRYCTRRRFSGQIGMGVPKKQLDAAIQYIRQTPEVRDVLISGGDGLLINDNILEYILKNLREIDHVEIIRIGTRAPVVFPQRITENLCNILKKYHPIWLNTHFNTSIEITEDSKRACEMLANAGVPVGNQSVILAGINDSVPIMKRLMHDLVKIRVRPYYIYQCDLSEGIGHFRAPVSKGLEIIEGLRGHTSGYAVPTFVVDAPGGGGKIALQPNYLISQSPDKVVLRNFEGVITSYPEPENYTPGRAEGYFSEIYPDMEEKRSVAGIAGIMNDKHFNLVPKDLTRLNRRENYNQDPAHSSLKDKRSKRDELKEKKFKAVTEKESHETKASVDAIKE, translated from the coding sequence ATGAAGCAATACTTATATAAACCAAACAGGCATTGGAAAGATATAGAACTTTGGAAAGATGTAACAGAAGAGCAATGGAACGATTGGCTATGGCAATTAACCAATACCATTCGTACTTTAGATGATTTAAAGAAGGTAATCAATTTAACACCTGACGAAGAAGAAGGTGTTCGGATCTCAACGAAAACGATTCCTTTAAATATTACACCATATTATGCATCTTTAATGAATCCAGATGACCCACGTTGTCCAATCAGAATGCAATCTGTACCGATCTCAAAAGAAATCTATAAAACAAAATATGATCTTGAAGATCCATTGCATGAAGATGAAGATTCTCCTGTACCAGGATTGACTCACCGCTATCCTGATCGGGTTCTTTTCCTTGTTACCAATCAATGTTCTATGTATTGCCGGTACTGTACAAGAAGACGCTTCTCCGGCCAAATTGGAATGGGTGTTCCAAAAAAGCAATTAGATGCAGCCATTCAATACATTAGGCAAACACCAGAGGTACGTGATGTACTAATTTCCGGCGGTGATGGACTACTAATAAATGATAATATTTTAGAATATATCCTAAAAAATTTACGGGAAATTGATCACGTAGAAATAATTAGAATTGGTACCCGTGCACCTGTTGTTTTCCCACAACGTATTACTGAAAACCTTTGCAATATTCTAAAGAAGTACCACCCAATCTGGTTGAATACCCATTTTAATACATCTATTGAAATTACAGAGGATTCAAAAAGAGCTTGTGAAATGCTCGCTAATGCGGGTGTGCCAGTAGGGAACCAATCCGTCATTTTAGCGGGTATTAATGACAGTGTTCCAATTATGAAAAGGCTAATGCATGATCTTGTTAAGATTCGTGTGCGGCCATACTATATTTATCAATGTGACCTTTCTGAAGGGATTGGGCACTTCAGAGCCCCAGTCTCTAAAGGCCTTGAAATTATTGAGGGACTGCGTGGACATACTTCGGGTTACGCTGTACCAACCTTTGTTGTTGATGCACCTGGTGGAGGCGGTAAAATTGCCCTACAACCTAATTATTTGATTTCTCAAAGCCCTGATAAAGTTGTTCTGCGTAATTTCGAAGGAGTTATAACTTCTTATCCGGAACCTGAAAACTATACACCAGGAAGAGCAGAAGGCTATTTTAGTGAAATTTATCCTGACATGGAAGAGAAAAGGTCTGTAGCAGGAATTGCAGGAATTATGAATGACAAGCATTTTAATCTCGTTCCAAAAGACTTAACAAGACTAAATCGTCGGGAAAATTACAATCAGGATCCTGCTCATTCGTCTCTAAAAGATAAGCGAAGTAAGCGAGATGAATTGAAAGAGAAAAAATTTAAAGCGGTCACCGAAAAAGAAAGCCATGAAACAAAAGCAAGTGTAGATGCTATTAAGGAATAA
- a CDS encoding YokU family protein, giving the protein MNIQCEWCSSPNVDRIVDSVYWELPDGTRAIEISETPTYFCRDCSMTYQSELIVKEIEDQLFLIDCKQVTKVISFEDLMKIPRLLKKNYFDFSS; this is encoded by the coding sequence ATGAATATCCAATGTGAATGGTGCTCTAGCCCAAACGTGGACAGAATTGTAGACTCTGTATATTGGGAATTACCTGATGGGACCAGAGCAATTGAAATTTCAGAAACACCTACCTATTTTTGTCGCGATTGTTCCATGACTTACCAAAGTGAACTAATTGTTAAGGAAATAGAAGATCAGTTGTTTTTAATTGATTGTAAGCAGGTAACAAAGGTGATTTCCTTTGAAGACTTGATGAAAATACCAAGGTTATTAAAGAAAAATTACTTTGATTTTTCCTCTTAA
- a CDS encoding YozE family protein — MSKSFYHFLMKYRHPAPKDSISLFANHAYMDHSFPKTSKDYDELSSYLELNGQYLDSMSIFDEAWQQYINAESKS, encoded by the coding sequence ATGAGTAAATCCTTTTATCATTTTTTAATGAAATACAGACATCCAGCACCAAAGGATTCTATTAGTTTATTTGCTAACCATGCTTATATGGATCATAGCTTCCCTAAAACATCAAAGGATTACGACGAATTGAGTTCTTACTTAGAATTAAATGGGCAATATTTAGATTCGATGTCCATTTTTGATGAGGCATGGCAGCAATATATTAATGCAGAAAGTAAAAGTTAG
- a CDS encoding recombinase family protein, whose protein sequence is MSISAIYLRLSRNEEQLDIEEILTNHRNTLKRIANQHNLTYDIYQEISSGVNTERPQLNLLLSKLDEYDYLLVMDIDRISRDNAYAEQIKALLIAHDIKILTPQGTIDLTQESNEMLFSFHAMLANFEYKQIRKRLARGRLASAEQGKWVMSNKAPLGYEKDKNQKLVVVEKEAKIIRHIFEKTLERCSANEIAKQLDTLGWRSRNGKVITTSHISSARKNVVYYGVVKACRRVNGKVVDEVFVEKAHEPIVSKQTFLEVQQILKESNKGSYFNKKKATRRLQNLLYCNCCGRKRYIQMDGSGTDFIKSCSYKISNNTCKDRGHKYLPVELYVLQKVKERKIDFEDALDKLKDLDTQVEVKKFIVERKSLEKQLEKFINRQKNLKIMRMDNEISKTEYLELSEVNDEKIKQIKQQIEIINIQLENNGNSNEDRHRFEQSIETLNKIGLLEPEECNTFLKTFIKKIWFSSNTITDHNTKKEVSEITIEIEWL, encoded by the coding sequence ATGTCAATATCAGCTATTTACTTGCGCTTATCAAGAAATGAGGAACAATTAGATATTGAGGAAATATTAACAAATCATCGAAATACTTTAAAAAGAATTGCGAATCAACATAATTTAACATACGACATTTATCAAGAGATCTCTAGTGGGGTGAATACGGAAAGGCCACAATTGAATCTTCTATTGAGCAAGCTAGACGAATATGATTATTTACTGGTAATGGACATTGACCGTATTTCTCGAGATAATGCATACGCTGAACAAATCAAAGCGTTACTGATTGCTCATGATATTAAAATTTTAACACCTCAGGGTACCATTGATTTAACACAAGAAAGTAATGAAATGCTTTTCTCATTTCATGCAATGTTGGCTAATTTTGAATATAAACAAATCCGTAAACGTTTAGCTAGAGGTCGATTAGCATCTGCAGAGCAAGGTAAATGGGTGATGAGTAATAAAGCACCTTTAGGATATGAAAAGGATAAGAATCAAAAGTTAGTGGTTGTTGAAAAGGAAGCAAAAATAATAAGACATATTTTCGAAAAAACATTAGAAAGATGTAGTGCAAATGAAATAGCTAAACAATTAGATACGCTGGGGTGGAGGAGTAGGAACGGTAAAGTAATAACCACTTCTCATATTTCTTCCGCGCGAAAAAATGTTGTTTATTATGGAGTAGTAAAAGCTTGCAGGAGAGTTAATGGAAAAGTAGTTGATGAGGTATTCGTCGAAAAAGCACATGAACCTATAGTTAGTAAACAAACTTTTTTGGAAGTTCAACAAATATTAAAGGAAAGCAATAAAGGCAGTTATTTTAATAAAAAGAAAGCAACAAGAAGACTTCAAAACCTACTGTATTGTAATTGCTGCGGAAGAAAACGATATATTCAAATGGATGGTAGTGGGACAGATTTTATTAAGTCTTGTTCATATAAGATTAGTAATAATACCTGCAAAGATAGGGGCCACAAGTATCTGCCTGTAGAATTATATGTATTACAAAAAGTAAAGGAGAGAAAGATAGATTTTGAAGATGCATTAGACAAATTGAAAGACCTTGACACCCAAGTTGAGGTAAAAAAATTTATTGTTGAAAGGAAATCTCTTGAGAAACAATTAGAAAAGTTTATTAATAGACAAAAAAATTTGAAAATTATGAGAATGGACAATGAAATTTCTAAAACCGAATATTTGGAATTGAGCGAGGTTAACGATGAGAAAATAAAACAGATAAAGCAGCAAATAGAAATAATAAATATCCAATTGGAAAATAATGGTAATAGTAACGAAGACCGACATCGTTTTGAACAAAGCATTGAAACCTTAAATAAGATTGGATTACTTGAACCTGAAGAATGTAATACTTTCCTTAAAACATTTATAAAAAAAATATGGTTCTCATCCAATACCATAACAGATCATAATACAAAAAAAGAAGTTTCTGAAATTACAATTGAAATTGAATGGCTTTAA
- a CDS encoding Ger(x)C family spore germination protein: protein MKKCKSILKKCFVFMLSLLLLSGCWSSKPIEELNIAVGTAVDKAKDGKIRSTLQYVIPSAIGNSSNKSPQQKPYINVSASGISLEPIGWETTLRREGPISGAHEKVVIIGQDLARKEPIREITDLFFRDIDIRGSTLIFIAKGEAARTLESKEAGVIPALRLLEIAEQELTTRTLRHLSLMKIWGKSNSQTSFLLQLIDLKKGEIDFNGAAVIKGKTNKMIGVLNKEEIEGINWITGEGKSGAVKAFQNESDKPTYYQIQSMKSKIKPHVTGDKISFDVKIESEGRIAEYWNPHFKPAFKNKTIKHIENAVEKEVMRLVENSTKKMQKGIGVDVGGFGNQLRIQHPDVWRNVKGNWDEKFSEIPINYEVSITIKDYGMIGSKKK from the coding sequence ATGAAGAAATGTAAATCTATACTTAAAAAATGTTTTGTATTCATGCTTTCACTTTTACTACTGTCAGGTTGCTGGAGCAGCAAGCCTATTGAAGAATTAAATATCGCCGTTGGCACAGCTGTAGATAAAGCAAAGGATGGAAAAATCCGATCAACTCTTCAATATGTAATACCAAGTGCAATCGGTAATTCAAGTAACAAGTCACCACAACAAAAACCTTATATTAATGTCTCTGCTTCAGGAATTTCACTAGAACCAATCGGATGGGAAACGACCTTACGAAGAGAGGGGCCTATATCAGGGGCACATGAAAAAGTAGTGATTATTGGGCAAGATCTTGCCCGTAAAGAGCCAATTAGAGAAATAACAGATTTGTTTTTTCGGGATATCGATATAAGAGGAAGTACCTTAATTTTTATTGCTAAAGGAGAGGCTGCACGAACTCTCGAATCAAAGGAAGCAGGCGTTATTCCTGCATTACGATTGTTAGAAATTGCAGAACAGGAACTTACAACAAGAACATTAAGGCACCTCTCCTTAATGAAGATTTGGGGTAAATCGAACTCTCAGACCAGCTTCCTATTGCAGCTAATTGATTTAAAAAAGGGAGAAATTGACTTTAATGGAGCGGCCGTAATAAAAGGAAAAACAAACAAGATGATAGGGGTTCTTAATAAGGAAGAGATTGAAGGCATAAATTGGATAACAGGAGAAGGTAAAAGCGGGGCGGTAAAAGCTTTCCAAAATGAGTCGGATAAACCCACATATTATCAGATTCAGTCAATGAAAAGCAAAATTAAGCCGCATGTAACAGGTGATAAAATTTCGTTTGATGTAAAAATTGAGTCAGAAGGGAGAATCGCTGAATATTGGAATCCTCACTTTAAACCAGCTTTTAAGAATAAAACTATTAAACACATTGAAAATGCGGTAGAGAAAGAAGTAATGCGCTTAGTTGAGAATTCCACAAAAAAAATGCAAAAAGGAATCGGAGTAGATGTTGGGGGATTTGGCAACCAATTGCGAATACAACATCCTGATGTTTGGAGAAATGTGAAGGGTAATTGGGATGAAAAGTTTAGTGAAATTCCCATCAATTATGAAGTATCAATAACTATAAAGGATTACGGAATGATTGGATCAAAGAAAAAATAA